The genomic interval TTCAGCTGTACAGTGGACTTTGCGAAGAAACCAGCCATACAAATGAAGGAACCCAAAGGTCCAACTCTCCCTCTATTGAGCATTTGTGCCCTACTCCTTTCTTTCCACATCTTAGGCCCTCTAGATAGGGAATAAAATGAGAGGCCACATGAGGAAAGTAGTACTATAAAGAGATTTCAACCAAACCTATTACAGCGTCTTAGCTAAGAACCCATTTAACTTTTCTATTCAGTGAATGAATATATCACCTACTGTACTTACCAGTACCTTAAATGTTAACACCTGCCCCCACTGAAAAATCTCAGTAAAATCTTGCTTAGATTTGGGTGGGCCCCTTGCTTCCCACCCAAAGTGTAGGCCAGCCAACATATTCTAATAGCCAATTTGTGCCCCGGGGCATTCTCGTCCTGAGTAATAAATACATGTTCTTCTATTAAGCTCTTCTGTTGGTGCTGCTCAGACAGTAACCCAAGTCAGACAAACATTAACAATCATACCTGGAGCAGCAGCACACCCTTGCCAGTCCTATTTTCTCAAGCATCAAATCTTCCTCCCTGAAACTCATTTAATAACATCCCAATGACAGCCAGGGGTCAAGGTTAGCTTACCAGTGTTGTATCCATGAGACCCATAACCACTTGGCTGTTGGAAAGGGGTGGCTGATGCATTCACACTGACATTCACACCATGCTGCTTGGAAGAGGTAGGAGCCACCTGAAGAACAAAAGGCCAGCACTACAGTGAAATGGTGGCAAAGTTACCATTTAACCTACTCCAGAGACTGGGCATTCAAGACGGCTACCCACCCTGAAGCAGGCTGTCCCGTTCGCTTAGCAAAATGGCTCAGGGAGCGGATGACAGTCTGAGGGCAGCAAAGCCGTACACTGCCCCTTTAGCTAATTCTAACAACAGGGGGTCCCTTATCCCAATACCACCCATCCAGCCCCAGTCCCTCTCCCAGGCCAGAAGTGGAAATTGTTCCTCCTTATTTGTTACCAAAAAGTCATCTAGCTTTGAAAGTAGCTAGGATAGTGTCGAGGATTCTTCACTACAAGTAAAGACCAAGTCCAAGCACTTACAGGGAACACAGCAGGCCCATACTGGAAGGTGCTGGGAAGGCCAGGAACCCCTGTGTAGTATGGCAGGCTGGTGTAACTGTAGCCAGGAGGCAGCGCCGGGTTCAGGAATGTCTGCTGCGTGGTATGGTGAGTCTGCGTCTGGTTCTGTTGGGGTTGGGCCAAGGTTGTGGCTGGGGCCGGGGAGGAGGCATCCCCACGGCCGAACTTTGTGAGGTCACCTGTGAAAGGAGAGGCTCAATGTATCTGCCTCTTTTACTCCCCACATCAATGTAGAATTACCTCTTCTGGTTTCACATGATCCAGGAGAGACTTGGTTAAAGTTCaattctttgaattttattttcttgaggctCCACTGAGCATTGCTCAGGACACACTCTGCACAGTGCCAGTCAAGGACTAATGAGGCATGGCTGTGCAATGCTGTGGCAGAGACAAGCTTCCAGAATAAAGCTCCTATATGGTTTCTCTGCCCACCTATGTTCTTTCATCTCTTCCCCACCCGACCCCCTACTTCCCCTCTCTGCTTTTCCTGCATGGGGAAAACCCCATATAGGACCTGAAAAACAGTGACAGTCAATAAGGACAACAGGTCAGGCCTGTGGCCTGGCAAGGCAATAAGACTGCCATGTAAATAGGGAACAGGAGTAGAGATGAGCAAAGGAAGGTCAGTTCAACCTCTATACTATTCTAAATCTACTGACCCCGATTCATGACATCCATTTTGTATAATATTTCTGTCAAAGATCTTAAGGTGAAAACTGGATCTACTAATCAGGTTTCTGCCACCAATACCAACACAGCTTCCCTTTATTCAGCCTCATCCCAATCCTACCAGAATAAGGGTTGCTGGCCAGGCTACCATCCCTCCCAGTCAGCGGAGTGGTGGGTGTGGGAAATGGGATGCTGTAGTAATCctgaaagacagaaataaaagagacTCAGTGCCACTCATTATTGGCATGACACATTGTACAAGGTGAGAAGCAAGAGAATGTTGGAGAACTGCAGTTTATCCAGCCATTAATGAGCTGGCAAGAGCTAGCACAAACTCCATATTACTCTTGCATACACTGTCCCCCCTGCCTGGCCATGGAGATAGTCAGGCAAGGTCTACAAGTATGCCCACCAGGAAAACGCTTCAAGTCCATCAGTACCAATAATATTCTAGATAAATTTTAAACCTCTAGATATAATCCTTAATAGTCTACCACTACGAAGATAATACATCTTCCTTCTAGAATTCATCAAAGTGTTTGAGAcataaagaaagcttaaaatatgtttaattcaAAGATGCCACaactttttttttgaagtgaCCTTCTATTAGAACCACTCTCTAAGTACATTCTAATAGGTTGAGAAAAAACCAAGTCTGTGACTTATCAAGTAAACATCTGGAATAATTCAAACATTAAGATCACTTTCTTTCTCTAAGCTCTACATCCATATACTCACCAATGGAAATCTTGTCTGAAGCATCTGCAAGTCATCATAACCATATACCTGtggctgaaagataaaaacacgTTAACAGTATTAATGGGAACTGGTCATGATGGTAGCAAACCAAGGAGCTAAAAGACAAGATAAATCAACAGTACTTTCATCTTCATTCATGAGAAAAAAGAGGACATagattatttccttcattttctttaagaaatgaaATGCGAAGAGATTACATGATTCATGAAAGGCCTTGAAGTTTTCCTTGAGCTACATACTGATTCAACTAGGCTGTCCTCTGGGTAGCAGTGGGGTACATAAGTCACACATGAAAAGTTAACTTTATTTTGCCAGTCTTTTTCTCCATTAGCCTTCAAAATATGGCTTAAAATTCCTCTCTCTCAGAAAGGATTCACATTTTACTCTATTATTTAACCGCTGGATACTAAGGTAGTGTGTTAACTATTTAAAAAGTGCCACTGGGTATTTCATTTGTATGATAATCTAAACTCTCTGAAGGCAAAAACaggtgttttgggtttttttttggggggggggaagtatttacaatgctgtgtgagTTACAGGTGCGTAGGTTctcatatatccactcttttttttaccCTTTTTCCATATAGGCCACTGGAGTACAGAGCTGAGTCGCCGGTGCTACACAGGAGGTTCTTAGTAGTTACCCGTTTTACATACAGTAGTATGCACATGTCAGTCCCAACCTCCCCATTTATCTCTTCCTCTCCTGTATCCCCTGGTAATCGTAAGTTCAAAAaacaggtatttaaaaaaaatgtttctaaataaaTATCCTTCATCTTAATAAGCACTGAATACATAAAACACAGCAAGACAAAAGGCTACTCCTGTTCTTCACCTATTCTCAGAGAACCACAGACTAACTCGGGGAACTCTACTCTCATCAGGTCAGAGCCAGCATAGACCCCCAGGATTAGCAATCAATCCaactagagaaaataattttctaggaAACTGAGGGATTCACTAACACAACAGACAAGTTCACAGTGACACTCTGGCCTCTGGCTTCTGAGGCCCAGTAATTCTTTCACACAGAGAAAATACACAATAGAGGACCTGGTCTAGGTTGAGtccttcctcttaaaaaaaattatttcccccCCAAACTACAAAGATTAAAGACTACACATGACAACCGCTCATTTATTATGTATAGTCTTCCACCTGAAGTCACAGCACTAAAGACTAGGCATACCACCTTCCTCTTTTGGAAAAGATCATTCAGTCTCACTTACCGGGTAGGCATGTAACAGCCCTGGAGCCATAATATATGGATTAGGCAACAATGGCGGGACCCCAGGAGGGAGGTTGGGAGGAGCTTTTCCTAaaagagaaattatatttttatcctGTCACACCATTACTTTGCTCCTCCATCCCAAAGGAAGGTAACTGAACTTCTACACAGGGTTACCTGAAGTCGTAGCAACTGAGCTTCGAGTGGAGGCTGTGACAGTAGAGTTGCTGCCTAGGCTGAGGCCCAAGCTACTGCCACTACTGAGACTGGAGGAGACACTGACCACTGGGGGAGGAGCAGAGACGGTGCTGGATGCGGTGGAGAAAGTGCTGGAGGAAGAATGGAGATTCGCCTCACTCTCCACGCTCGTGTGCTTCAAAAAGGCAGTGcagtggaaaagaggaggaggagacagtgaTTAGTGTAACAGGTCAGGAAAGACATTCCCTTCTGTTGATTCTGTCACACCAACTTCCCAATTAAAGAGGCTGAGGCAGGGTACTGGGCATCCTCTGCCAAAATAACTAGAATAAACGATTAAATACTCTCCAGCTACACATTCACCAAGATTTATCTGGTAAAGATGGTTAGCAATGGGGCCACTGCACATTATCACCCTGTTCAAAAAGCAGCAGAGCGAGTAGGGACAAACTCCCTAGAAACCAATACTGACTGCCCAAGGAGACAAAAGATAAgttaggtctgaaaaatacatcatAGCCTCCTCGACTACTATTCTTCACTAGGCTAACACAACAGACAAGTTCAGAGGCTAGAAAAAAGTACAAGTTCTAATGCATTTAAACCTGAAATAGTATactggaggaaagagaaaatccATCCCAAGCTTTTGACAAACCAGACATGCTTTCCCTGAAACAGGTCCTTTTGAACTGAGTTTTTTTCCTTACCATCTCAGCTTAATTCCACAAATATAGTTGTCACAAAATCACAACAGTGAAATTAATTCTTTAGCCAAAAGCACTCATCTGGCCTTTACTTTCATAGGATACCTAGACTCCTTATTTTCAGGACTCAGGTTTGGCAAATCCCAGAGTGAAAATGGCTGTATCAGTTAGAAAAAACAATGTTCTTACAGAATTTATCACAGCATACAAAGCCCCACCCAGTTTCAGTGtcttaaaaaaaagtcatctacTCAGGAAAGTAATGCCCAGGGCTTTAAGAGTTAGCCCACAGCTCTGCAGTGTTTCTGGATTCTTCTGCCTCCCTTGGCTTCAAGCGTCCTTTACCCCTTTTCCTGCAACCTTAGATCTGTTGTCATTTTGCCACCTCATGAAGAAATTTTCAAGAGTTGCTTCTTGGGAGAATCTTATGGTTAGATAATTGTTTGAGTATAATAAGACCACATTTCCTTTTCCCACATTCACACTTACCAAAAGAGTGGATGTCGAAGTGCGCCCAGAAGATGTTGATGATGAAAGGGTATTCTGCTGAGTAGATAACGTGCTGTAAGGATAAAGTGGTTGCCATCAGCCACAGTGCTACGGTTACTGCCTGACGTGGAGCTTCAGTCAAGAACTGGGGACTaggctggggacttccctagtggtccagtggttaagaacccacctgccaaagcaggggacacaggtttgatccctggactgggaactaagacccctcatgcctcggggcaactaaagctcacgcactgcaactactgaaacccatgcaccctaaagcctgtgctccgcaaggaaagaagctactgcaatgagaagcccgcacacccaaCTAGACAGTAacccccactccctgcaactagagaaagtccatgtgcagcaacaaagaacccATGcattgcaatgaagacccagcgcagccacaaaaATTAACAGAGGCCAGACATAGAGAACTAATTTGTGGTTGCTGAAGAGAAAGAGATAGAATTGGAGTTTTGGGTtatcagatgcaaactagtacatacATAAAATGAAGGAACAATAATAATGAAGGAACAAAAAggttctactgtacagcacagagaactatattcaatatcctgtgataaaccataatgcaaaaaatagaagaaagaatgtatgtatatgtataactgaatcacttttctgtacagcagaaattaacacatcataaattaactataattcaattaaataaaaaaataacccaGGCAAAGAAGGCAGAGTATGGGACCAAGCAGATCTGAGATCATAAGGTCAACACAATAGCCAGCGAGGGGTAGTGAGCAGTTAAAACAAGAATGGGTtttgagaaggggaaaaaagcctCCTCTGTCTTTACTTCCCATAGCTTGTAGGTCATCCACTTAGATAATGTGGTCTCTGCTAGGCAGAGAGGGTAAGAGAGAACCAGAGAGCTCTGTTATTACTATCCACCAACCCAAACCTCCATCCTCACCCCAAATCACCTGCTGTGTTGTGTGGTGGTAGTATTTGGAATCTCCTCATTGTGGCTCAAGCCACCCAAGGAGGATGAGTGCTGATTGGTTGTCGTCAGTAAGGAAGCTGCAGATACCGTTTCACTGAGAGGGGGGATGCCCGAAGAGGAAGGTGAGTCAGATTTCACTGCAGACCCCGTAGCACCTGGAAATAAAGAAAGGAATTCACATTATCAGAGGAAGTTAAGAGGTGACAACAGTCCTAGGCTGTCCCGAAGAGTGTGAGTATGAGTTATTTAGTAATGGACCACTGGCATTTAggtgcaatctttttttttttaaattccgaGCATTTCACAGTACCAATCTCATTCGTCCAATAAAGGAAACCAAAAGGATTATCACTGTTACAAGACAGAGAACCTGAAACTTAGGAAGGTTTGAGATTAAACATCAAGGTAGAAAAAATcaagctaaaaataaaaccaaaagttttGATCATTGAGGCAGGGGTCTTTTCATGACAATCTACAACATGCAAAAATATTGAAAGGGTAGTAAAAACACTATAATTTAGAGGAAAAAGCCTGGAGAACCCTCACCTTCAACAGATTGCGTGGTCTGTAACTGCGTGGCCTGCACAGAACTGAAGCCATTCTGGTAAGAAATAGACAAACGAATAGATTAGGTTATTAGTACACTGACTCAAGTTTAATTTTTGCCAACCAATTTCTTTCAGAGAAATTCTGCAAGTTAACAGAAGGATTAACATAATGTACACaacccaaaggaaaaacaacaaaaactttaaaacaacaaaagatataccgaccctgtgtgacccagAGCAATAGGAGGCAATGCCCAAACTGCTGAAGAGATCCCCAACCCCAAACAGATAAAGGAGAGGTTCAAATCCAATGATCCCTCGGGAGGGATGTGGGAATAAGACAGTTCAGCCAAACCACTTATTTTGCTGGCTGCATCTGACAGTCATTCCACATTCTCCACATTTCCTTTGGCATATGCTGTCCCCCTCTCCAAGCCAAGACATAGCAAGGTGAGGTCTACTGATATGCCCTCAGAAGTCTAGCAATCAGATCTTCCAAGAAAACAGGTATTGGAGAATGCTTCTCTAGAGAGAATGAATCTTTAGTGCAAAGAGAATGATCTTCTGGCTCTAAGTCTCCAGGATTAGTGcacagaacttttttttaattcaccaaCCACAAAAATGAGGTTAAGCTTCATAATCAGCATTTCAGAGATATCTCAGCACCATTTGTCAAGAAGTAAAACACTAATATTTAAGAGACTTTATCTTCTATTCTCCCAACCAATGCCCAGGGGCTAATGAAGCCAATACCTTTGCCTGAGTCAAgtccttttggggtgatgaagaGATGGAGCTGGGGTACCGCCGAGTCTGTGTGGATCTCTGTTCATATAGAGGGCCCTGAGCATTATTTTGGGAGGTATAGGTTGTCGACTGAATTGGGCCACTCTGATAACCGGACTCCTGACTCTGGTTAGATGAAATTGTGGATGAAGATTCACTGTggggaatggagaaggaaaatctcaagagaaatgaaTAGAACAGATCTACTGATACTAGAAGAGTGGAGTAAGTAACTTACTAGAGTTGATTACAATCAACTTCtaatcaaattgattataatcaaaaagacaaacTTCAAGAACAAATAAAAGATACTGCGACAATTTTCTCCTGGCAACAGTAGGAATTTCCACATCCTATAAAGCCAGGTATCTAAGCTAAGAATCGagcttaaaaacattttcaactcttaaagaagagaaaattttctTGTGTCCCTACATTCTGCTGTTATTAGAAAAAGAGGCTAAAAGTCAGTAGAAAGGATACGCTACTCTTGGTCCCTTTCATACAACCGTAACAAGAACCCTAAGCACAGGAAAAACCTTTTGCTTATTTTAAGGAATTCCCAGTTCCTGGCTCTCTCAAAAACCCAAGAGCAAAATTCTCTtgagaagaactttaaaaatactcaCATGCATTAACAACAATTATGATTCAATAGAGCTAGGCTAGGGCAAGGCATCTCTACTTTTAAATTCTAAGGATTGGGTGTGGGGGGGGGACACCTATTACTCTGAAATTCCAGGATTTTCTATTGCCTAAGATAGACTTCCCTGATATCTATCATAGGAAATAGAAAAGGTTCTATAGGAAAGGTTTCTTTTAATTCTGTActactaattttaattttatctccTTCCTAGGAGTTCAAAGTTACAACCTTCATAGGCTTTAAATCCACACAAAATGTCTCAAAGTGTCAAAAGCACTGTTGGTTGTGGCAGATGCCAAGGTACTTTAAAGGTGGGGTACACCTTTCTAGGAACTGTGCTTGGACATTCTGTAAGTACCCAAAGGATATATTTCTATCTGTTTAGAATTATGAAAAAACCTAGTAACAAAAGCACTCAACAAACTGCTACAAGTGGCTGCTTTTCCTTCAATCAGAGCCTTGGCTGTCCAGAGTTCTAGGAATCAACAAGAGACTTACAGAAAGTGGTAAAAGTCTAAAAGAAGTCTATGACAGCTGTTTCCTCTACCTGGCCGTGCTGGTATAGAGGCTACTTGGAGCCTGGCTTGAAGAGGCGCTCGTGGTGGGGGTGGACTCATAATCAGAAAGGACAGGCTCTGACCCAAACTGCAACGCCCCAAACTGCAGGTTTAGCCCTGAGATATCTGCTGAACCAGGCATCTCCACAGCCAGAGCAGGAATCTGTACAGAAGATAAAGAAATGGTTTACTATAACCTTATTGTAAGACTGATAACAAACCCCACATCAGACTTCCAAACTACATCCTTACAATCTCAATTCTCAAATCCCACACCCCTTTGCCCTAAAATAATATCTATCTAAAAGTTCAAATACCTTAGAAGTCAAGGAGGCTTTTTTCTTCTGCTGTTTCAGTTTTTGCTGAGCCGGCTGAGGGCTGGAGGATTGGTTGTCTGAAGACCCAGGAGACATTTGTGGAGCCGAGGTGGATTTGCTTGGCAGAGGAGAAGACGGGGGTGGAGGTGCGGCTGTGGAGGTAGCCACAGCAGGTGCCTTCTCCTGAAGGAACACCTCCATCATGGTTGAAGACGGGGTGAAAGCCTGGCGCTTTGTAAAGGGGCTGTGCACTGTTGAATCATTTGGGTTCTTCAAATCTGCATGAGGACATCCAATAGGTATGAGGCCAGAGGTCCTCATTAACCTCAAGAAAATACTATCATTCTGTGACAACCATTGGGTTATATCAAATCAACACTATTACACTGCCTTTGTAAGAAAGCAATCTAGAAATGGCCCATATTCAGAGTATAAGGTCCTAAAACGGCAAAGTTCATAAACTCTTCCAAAGGCAACACACTGTTTTCAAATACTGAAGATAAATCTAGGAAAAATCCAAAACATCCTCACGTCAACAGAAGACTGCAAATGTGTACAGGGTTAAATTTGATGAAAGAGATATACAGCCTcaacttatatatttattattcccCAGCTATCTGAACTGAGCCTCTCTGACAAGGGGAAATGAGTGTGGGAACTATTCCTGCCAGCCTCTTGGCAGTAATCCTCCAACGCTTAAAGAATTCAGTCACTTTCCATCTTTCTCACCATACTGCACCAGCGATGGGGACTGTGTGGTAGAGCCCATGTCCCatgaggaggtggtggtggttccAGATTGAGAATGCTGAGCTGCCAACTGAGCCAGGGCCTGAGCAGTCTTGAATTGCTCCAAGAACTGGGAGCCTGTGGTGCTGCCGCCTTTAGCTTCACCGACATCACCAAATCCTTTCCCTAACATGCTCACCTGTAGATCAACACAGAGATTAGAGAAATCCACAGCCAAATAACCTTGTTCAGCTACTCAAAAAGACACTCATCTGGGTTAAGAGTCGGTATAAAGAATGTCACTAAATGGAATAGTCTATTACAGCATAAGGCCTGGACTGAGACTGTCTAGACTTAAATCCTGGTTATAATTGTGGAAAAATGACTTGTAGTCATCTGTACCTCATTTTCCTCACCTGAAAATAATAGTAGTATCTCATAAAGGTGTAGGAGGATTAAACAAACAATAGATAAAAAGCATTTAATATGTGCATGACACATAGAAAGCACTCAAAGAAATTTAAGAGCCATTAAAATTGATACCATTGCCATcacccttccctcccttcttctcagggacttccttttcttctttggccATGCCAGGTCTCAGTTGCCTAACAAGGCAACTCCAGTTGTGGcatataggatctagttccctgaacctgggccccctgcactgggagcgtggagtcaGACACTGGGCCACCACGGGAGTCCTCAGGAATTTCTTTAATGACTGGAGGAGGGGTTTCCCccctttttgaatttttaaaacaactgaTAACTGTTTACTAAGCTAACATGAAGATGACATAAAATTTCACTTCAGTCATTAGTGTCTTTGCCCCTTCCACTGAAAAGCTCAAAGAGAACAAAAACAACTAACTGGAGCTTCATGTCAATGCTTCTAGTAACTAGCAGAGAGAAAAGATGCAAAATTAGGGACCATCCCAACTTCTGCACTAGACGATCATGATAATAAAGAAAAACTTACTCTTGATGCTTCTGGGGGATCCCCAATACCAAGTAAAACTACCATCCTAGACCAGAAAATTAACCATTCTAAAGAAACTCTAAGGAGATTTAATCTAGTCTTTCTTAGGTTCTTATTTAACCACATCATGATTTTCATCATTAAGCAGCACTTATACAAAATCAATCTGTCCAACTCAAGGTAAGACTTTTTCTTTTGCACTTCAGTCTGCATTTCAAGATTacacaaagaaaaaccaaaacagcCAAAACCTAGTTGAAAGTACAGGATTGTAGGAGAAATGATCCCACACAGCAATGATTACCAAATACTCTGCAAGCATGAAACATTAAAGACACAGAAAATTACTTTATATTCACATATTATGATAATAAGGACTCCTATGTTACTTACATCTATTAAATTTTAAGGGAAATTAATCCTGTAATTTATCCTGAAAGGAAAAGAACTACATTAAATAGCACACTAATTAATACAGATAATAAGAAAGAACAGAATAGTCTTTATGTTTAGTTTAACATATCACATGACACACAGTAAATAGAATGTTAAGGGTAAAGTGGAAATATACTGAAATTTCAATTTTTGATGAGAATTTGGATTTGGGTATAAATCTGAAATTCCAGGCTTTAAAGGTAATTTAAAGTGACACAAAGCACTTAACCCTTTTCAAGTCATCTATCTTAGGGGCTGGCAGCTATTTTCTGATCATCTTtatcccattttctttctttctttttggtcccaacacttctctccctttcccttctcttccagtTTTTCTCACCTGTCGCCATTCATATATGGCAGAATATTAACCACCAAATTACCATTAACACAGGAAAATTATTTTAGGATaatggttaaaaattaaaaaacttctGGATTAGAGGCTGACTTGGCAATTTTCTAGTTG from Dama dama isolate Ldn47 chromosome 20, ASM3311817v1, whole genome shotgun sequence carries:
- the UBAP2L gene encoding ubiquitin-associated protein 2-like isoform X7 codes for the protein MMTSVGTNRARGNWEPPQNQNQTQHKQRPQATAEQIRLAQMISDHNDADFEEKVKQLIDITGKNQDECVIALHDCNGDVNRAINVLLEGNPDTHSWEMVGKKKGVSGQKDGGQTESNEEGKENRDRDRDYSRRRGGPPRRGRGASRGRECMHGALTKPAVVRGQENGLDGTKSGGPSGRGTERGRRGRGRGRGGSGRRGGRFSAQGMGTFNPADYAEPTNTDDNYGNNSGNTWNNTGHFEPDDGTSAWRTATEEWGTEDWNEDLSETKIFTASNVSSVPLPAENVTITAGQRIDLAVLLGKTPSSMENDSSNLDPSQAPSLAQPLVFSNSKQSAISQPASGNTFSHHSMVSMLGKGFGDVGEAKGGSTTGSQFLEQFKTAQALAQLAAQHSQSGTTTTSSWDMGSTTQSPSLVQYDLKNPNDSTVHSPFTKRQAFTPSSTMMEVFLQEKAPAVATSTAAPPPPSSPLPSKSTSAPQMSPGSSDNQSSSPQPAQQKLKQQKKKASLTSKIPALAVEMPGSADISGLNLQFGALQFGSEPVLSDYESTPTTSASSSQAPSSLYTSTASESSSTISSNQSQESGYQSGPIQSTTYTSQNNAQGPLYEQRSTQTRRYPSSISSSPQKDLTQAKNGFSSVQATQLQTTQSVEGATGSAVKSDSPSSSGIPPLSETVSAASLLTTTNQHSSSLGGLSHNEEIPNTTTTQHSSTLSTQQNTLSSSTSSGRTSTSTLLHTSVESEANLHSSSSTFSTASSTVSAPPPVVSVSSSLSSGSSLGLSLGSNSTVTASTRSSVATTSGKAPPNLPPGVPPLLPNPYIMAPGLLHAYPPQVYGYDDLQMLQTRFPLDYYSIPFPTPTTPLTGRDGSLASNPYSGDLTKFGRGDASSPAPATTLAQPQQNQTQTHHTTQQTFLNPALPPGYSYTSLPYYTGVPGLPSTFQYGPAVFPVAPTSSKQHGVNVSVNASATPFQQPSGYGSHGYNTGVSVTSSNTGVPDISGSVYSKTQQSFEKQGFHSGTPAASFNLPSALGSGGPINPATAAAYPPAPFMHILTPHQQPHSQILHHHLQQDGQLPYLQMILCCQRQQEEQTGSGQRSQTSSIPQKPQTNKSAYNSYSWGAN
- the UBAP2L gene encoding ubiquitin-associated protein 2-like isoform X17; this encodes MMTSVGTNRARGNWEPPQNQNQTQHKQRPQATAEQIRLAQMISDHNDADFEEKVKQLIDITGKNQDECVIALHDCNGDVNRAINVLLEGNPDTHSWEMVGKKKGVSGQKDGGQTESNEEGKENRDRDRDYSRRRGGPPRRGRGASRGREFRGQENGLDGTKSGGPSGRGTERGRRGRGRGRGGSGRRGGRFSAQGMGTFNPADYAEPTNTDDNYGNNSGNTWNNTGHFEPDDGTSAWRTATEEWGTEDWNEDLSETKIFTASNVSSVPLPAENVTITAGQRIDLAVLLGKTPSSMENDSSNLDPSQAPSLAQPLVFSNSKQSAISQPASGNTFSHHSMVSMLGKGFGDVGEAKGGSTTGSQFLEQFKTAQALAQLAAQHSQSGTTTTSSWDMGSTTQSPSLVQYDLKNPNDSTVHSPFTKRQAFTPSSTMMEVFLQEKAPAVATSTAAPPPPSSPLPSKSTSAPQMSPGSSDNQSSSPQPAQQKLKQQKKKASLTSKIPALAVEMPGSADISGLNLQFGALQFGSEPVLSDYESTPTTSASSSQAPSSLYTSTASESSSTISSNQSQESGYQSGPIQSTTYTSQNNAQGPLYEQRSTQTRRYPSSISSSPQKDLTQAKNGFSSVQATQLQTTQSVEGATGSAVKSDSPSSSGIPPLSETVSAASLLTTTNQHSSSLGGLSHNEEIPNTTTTQHSSTLSTQQNTLSSSTSSGRTSTSTLLHTSVESEANLHSSSSTFSTASSTVSAPPPVVSVSSSLSSGSSLGLSLGSNSTVTASTRSSVATTSGKAPPNLPPGVPPLLPNPYIMAPGLLHAYPPQVYGYDDLQMLQTRFPLDYYSIPFPTPTTPLTGRDGSLASNPYSGDLTKFGRGDASSPAPATTLAQPQQNQTQTHHTTQQTFLNPALPPGYSYTSLPYYTGVPGLPSTFQYGPAVFPVAPTSSKQHGVNVSVNASATPFQQPSGYGSHGYNTGVSVTSSNTGVPDISGSVYSKTQSFEKQGFHSGTPAASFNLPSALGSGGPINPATAAAYPPAPFMHILTPHQQPHSQILHHHLQQDGQLPYLQMILCCQRQQEEQDVLSLVDDQLDE
- the UBAP2L gene encoding ubiquitin-associated protein 2-like isoform X9, which gives rise to MMTSVGTNRARGNWEPPQNQNQTQHKQRPQATAEQIRLAQMISDHNDADFEEKVKQLIDITGKNQDECVIALHDCNGDVNRAINVLLEGNPDTHSWEMVGKKKGVSGQKDGGQTESNEEGKENRDRDRDYSRRRGGPPRRGRGASRGREFRGQENGLDGTKSGGPSGRGTERGRRGRGRGRGGSGRRGGRFSAQGMGTFNPADYAEPTNTDDNYGNNSGNTWNNTGHFEPDDGTRLDFIGVEGSNYPRKFETAPGAWRTATEEWGTEDWNEDLSETKIFTASNVSSVPLPAENVTITAGQRIDLAVLLGKTPSSMENDSSNLDPSQAPSLAQPLVFSNSKQSAISQPASGNTFSHHSMVSMLGKGFGDVGEAKGGSTTGSQFLEQFKTAQALAQLAAQHSQSGTTTTSSWDMGSTTQSPSLVQYDLKNPNDSTVHSPFTKRQAFTPSSTMMEVFLQEKAPAVATSTAAPPPPSSPLPSKSTSAPQMSPGSSDNQSSSPQPAQQKLKQQKKKASLTSKIPALAVEMPGSADISGLNLQFGALQFGSEPVLSDYESTPTTSASSSQAPSSLYTSTASESSSTISSNQSQESGYQSGPIQSTTYTSQNNAQGPLYEQRSTQTRRYPSSISSSPQKDLTQAKNGFSSVQATQLQTTQSVEGATGSAVKSDSPSSSGIPPLSETVSAASLLTTTNQHSSSLGGLSHNEEIPNTTTTQHSSTLSTQQNTLSSSTSSGRTSTSTLLHTSVESEANLHSSSSTFSTASSTVSAPPPVVSVSSSLSSGSSLGLSLGSNSTVTASTRSSVATTSGKAPPNLPPGVPPLLPNPYIMAPGLLHAYPPQVYGYDDLQMLQTRFPLDYYSIPFPTPTTPLTGRDGSLASNPYSGDLTKFGRGDASSPAPATTLAQPQQNQTQTHHTTQQTFLNPALPPGYSYTSLPYYTGVPGLPSTFQYGPAVFPVAPTSSKQHGVNVSVNASATPFQQPSGYGSHGYNTGVSVTSSNTGVPDISGSVYSKTQQSFEKQGFHSGTPAASFNLPSALGSGGPINPATAAAYPPAPFMHILTPHQQPHSQILHHHLQQDGQLPYLQMILCCQRQQEEQDVLSLVDDQLDE